The Streptomyces aurantiacus genome includes a region encoding these proteins:
- a CDS encoding carbohydrate ABC transporter permease, producing MSSTRTLVSPLALARPRGRALYWTVFTGVVLLFTLAFLFPVYWMASGAMKSADEVTRTPPALVPERWHLGGYTDAWDLMQLPTHLWNTVVQATGAWLLQLVFCTAAAYALSKLRPAFGKVILGGILATLMVPAQALVVPKYLTVADLPLIHISLLNDPLGIWLPAVANAFNLYLLKRFFDQLPRDVLEAAEIDGAGRLRTLRSIVLPMSRPVLGVVSIFALVAVWQDFLWPLMVFSDTGKQPISVALVQLSQNIPLTVLIAAMVIASIPMVAMFLVFQRHIIAGISAGSTKG from the coding sequence ATGAGCAGCACGCGGACGCTTGTCTCACCGCTCGCCCTCGCCCGGCCCCGCGGCAGGGCGCTCTACTGGACCGTCTTCACCGGCGTGGTCCTCCTCTTCACGCTCGCCTTCCTCTTCCCCGTCTACTGGATGGCCTCCGGCGCCATGAAGTCCGCCGACGAGGTGACCCGCACCCCTCCGGCACTCGTCCCGGAGCGGTGGCACCTCGGCGGCTACACCGACGCGTGGGACCTCATGCAACTGCCCACGCACCTGTGGAACACGGTCGTCCAGGCCACGGGCGCGTGGCTGCTGCAACTGGTCTTCTGCACGGCGGCCGCGTACGCCCTGTCCAAGCTGCGGCCCGCCTTCGGCAAGGTGATCCTCGGCGGCATCCTCGCCACACTGATGGTCCCGGCGCAGGCGCTCGTCGTACCGAAGTACCTGACCGTCGCCGACCTGCCCCTGATCCACATCAGTCTCCTCAACGACCCCCTCGGCATCTGGCTGCCCGCCGTGGCCAACGCCTTCAACCTGTATCTCCTGAAACGGTTCTTCGACCAGCTCCCGCGCGACGTGCTGGAGGCGGCCGAGATCGACGGCGCCGGCCGGCTGCGTACACTCCGGTCGATCGTGCTCCCGATGTCCAGGCCGGTCCTCGGTGTCGTCTCGATCTTTGCGCTCGTCGCCGTCTGGCAGGACTTCCTCTGGCCGCTGATGGTCTTCTCCGACACCGGCAAACAGCCGATCAGCGTGGCACTCGTCCAGCTGTCCCAGAACATCCCGCTCACGGTGCTCATCGCCGCGATGGTGATCGCCAGCATTCCGATGGTCGCGATGTTCCTGGTGTTCCAGCGCCACATCATCGCCGGGATCAGCGCGGGCAGCACGAAGGGCTGA
- a CDS encoding carbohydrate ABC transporter permease, with protein sequence MKTASRPPVPPPAALRRTEAPRPGPGRRPLGRRLADQVHAYAFLLGGLLCFALFSWYPAVRAVVIAFQKYTPGADPEWVGTDNFTRVLQDPEFAAAWRNTLTFTLLALLIGFAVPFALALVLNELRHAKAFFRVVVYLPVMIPPVVSALLWKWFYDPGAGLANETLRFLHLPTSNWSNGTDTALVSLVVVATWANLGGTVLIYLAALQSIPGELYEAAELDGANLWQRIRHVTIPQTRFIILMLMLLQIIATMQVFTEPFVITGGGPENATVTVLYLIYKYAFLYNDFGGACALSVMLLALLAVFSAAYLRLTRSGEEA encoded by the coding sequence ATGAAGACAGCGTCCAGGCCCCCGGTGCCTCCTCCGGCGGCCCTGCGCCGGACGGAGGCGCCCCGGCCCGGCCCAGGCCGGCGCCCGCTGGGCCGCCGCCTCGCCGACCAGGTGCACGCGTACGCCTTCCTCCTCGGCGGCCTGCTCTGCTTCGCGCTCTTCTCCTGGTACCCGGCGGTCCGCGCGGTCGTGATCGCCTTCCAGAAGTACACCCCCGGCGCGGACCCGGAGTGGGTCGGCACCGACAACTTCACCCGTGTCCTCCAGGACCCGGAGTTCGCCGCGGCCTGGCGCAACACCCTCACCTTCACGCTGCTCGCCCTGCTCATCGGCTTCGCCGTGCCCTTCGCCCTGGCCCTCGTCCTCAACGAACTCCGGCACGCGAAGGCCTTCTTCAGGGTCGTGGTCTACCTGCCGGTGATGATCCCGCCGGTGGTCAGCGCCCTGCTCTGGAAGTGGTTCTACGACCCCGGCGCCGGCCTCGCCAACGAGACGCTGCGCTTTCTGCACCTGCCCACCTCGAACTGGTCCAACGGCACCGACACCGCCCTCGTCTCCCTGGTCGTCGTGGCCACCTGGGCCAACCTCGGCGGCACGGTCCTCATCTACCTGGCCGCGCTCCAGAGCATCCCCGGCGAGCTCTACGAAGCCGCCGAGCTGGACGGCGCGAACCTCTGGCAGCGCATCCGTCATGTGACGATCCCTCAGACCAGGTTCATCATCCTGATGCTGATGCTCCTTCAGATCATCGCCACGATGCAGGTGTTCACGGAACCGTTCGTGATCACGGGAGGCGGACCCGAGAACGCCACGGTGACCGTGCTCTACCTGATCTACAAGTACGCCTTCCTCTACAACGACTTCGGCGGCGCCTGCGCGCTCAGCGTGATGCTCCTCGCGCTGCTCGCCGTCTTCTCGGCGGCGTACCTGCGACTCACCCGTTCCGGAGAGGAGGCCTGA
- a CDS encoding ABC transporter substrate-binding protein, whose translation MRSTGIRRTCVTLMACSMALTACGSGDDEAADGKTRITVNCMPPKSAKVDRSFFEADIKAFEKRNPDIDVVPRDAFPCQDPKTFDAKLAGGQMEDVFYTYFTDAGHVADINQAADITSYVKDLKSYDTIQRQLRDIYTVDGRIYGIPRTGYSMGLIYNRKLFERAGLDPDRPPATWDELRDAAKKIAGLGNGTVGYADYSAQNQGGWHFTAELYSQGGDVVSEDGKKATIDTPEGKAVLQNLKDMRWTDNSMGSKQLLVINDVQQMMGSGKLGMYLSAPDNIPILVKEKGGNYEDLALAPMPGGRGTLIGGDGYMFNKKATPEQIKAGLKWLDHMFLTPGDGFLGDYARAKKNDAPVGLPEPRLFSGAADAKDQQVKKANANVPVNNYQAFLDGNQDLEMKIEPPRAQQIYSVLDSAVSSVLTKKDADIDKLLSDASGKIDSILARG comes from the coding sequence ATGAGAAGCACCGGGATCCGCCGTACCTGCGTCACGCTCATGGCCTGCTCCATGGCGCTCACCGCCTGTGGTTCCGGCGACGACGAGGCGGCCGACGGAAAGACCCGTATCACCGTCAACTGCATGCCGCCCAAGAGCGCCAAGGTCGACCGCTCGTTCTTCGAGGCCGACATCAAGGCGTTCGAGAAGCGCAACCCGGACATCGACGTCGTTCCGCGCGACGCGTTCCCCTGCCAGGACCCGAAGACCTTCGACGCCAAGCTCGCCGGCGGCCAGATGGAGGACGTCTTCTACACGTACTTCACCGACGCCGGGCACGTCGCCGACATCAACCAGGCCGCCGACATCACGAGTTACGTCAAGGACCTCAAGAGCTACGACACCATCCAGCGGCAGTTGCGCGACATCTACACCGTCGACGGCAGGATCTACGGCATCCCGCGCACCGGCTACTCCATGGGTCTGATCTACAACCGGAAGCTCTTCGAGAGGGCCGGACTCGACCCCGACCGGCCCCCGGCCACCTGGGACGAGCTGCGCGACGCCGCCAAGAAGATAGCCGGGCTCGGCAACGGCACCGTCGGATACGCCGACTACAGCGCGCAGAACCAGGGCGGCTGGCACTTCACCGCCGAGCTCTACTCGCAGGGCGGCGACGTCGTCAGCGAGGACGGCAAGAAGGCCACCATCGACACTCCCGAGGGAAAGGCCGTCCTGCAGAACCTCAAGGACATGCGGTGGACCGACAACTCGATGGGCAGCAAGCAACTCCTCGTCATCAACGACGTCCAGCAGATGATGGGTTCGGGGAAGCTCGGCATGTACCTCTCCGCGCCCGACAACATCCCGATTCTCGTGAAGGAGAAGGGCGGCAACTACGAGGACCTGGCCCTCGCGCCCATGCCGGGCGGCCGGGGCACGCTCATCGGCGGCGACGGCTACATGTTCAACAAGAAGGCCACGCCCGAACAGATCAAGGCCGGCCTCAAGTGGCTCGACCACATGTTCCTCACGCCCGGTGACGGCTTCCTCGGCGACTACGCCCGCGCCAAGAAGAACGACGCCCCGGTGGGCCTGCCCGAACCCCGGCTGTTCAGCGGCGCCGCCGACGCGAAGGACCAGCAGGTCAAGAAGGCCAACGCCAACGTGCCGGTGAACAACTACCAGGCCTTCCTGGACGGCAACCAGGACCTGGAGATGAAGATCGAGCCGCCCCGGGCGCAGCAGATCTACTCCGTCCTCGACAGCGCCGTCTCCTCGGTCCTCACCAAGAAGGACGCCGACATCGACAAGCTGCTCAGCGACGCCTCCGGGAAGATCGACTCCATCCTCGCGCGGGGCTGA
- a CDS encoding LacI family DNA-binding transcriptional regulator — MTRRLAQVAKKVGVSEATVSRVLNGKPGVSATTRQAVLSALDVLGYERPTQLRGERARLVGLVLPELQNPIFPAFAEVIGGALAQSGLTPVLCTQTKGGVSEADYVDLLLQQQVSGVVFAGGLYAQADAPHEHYRRLADRNIPVVLVNAAIEDLGFPAVSCDDAVAVEQAWRHLASLGHERIGLVLGPGDHVPSRRKLDAARALGGLTDERVARAIFSLEGGQAAATRLLDRGVTGIICASDPLALGAVRAARRKGFDVPSQISVVGYDDSAFMNCTEPPLTTVRQPIEAMGRAAVELLNAQIGGSSVPTEELLFEPELVVRGSTAQAPRH; from the coding sequence ATGACGCGACGACTTGCTCAGGTGGCGAAGAAGGTCGGGGTCAGCGAGGCCACGGTCAGCCGGGTCCTCAACGGCAAGCCCGGGGTCTCCGCCACCACCCGGCAGGCGGTGCTCTCCGCGCTCGACGTCCTCGGCTACGAGCGGCCCACCCAGCTGCGCGGCGAACGCGCCCGGCTCGTGGGCCTCGTCCTGCCCGAACTGCAGAACCCGATCTTCCCGGCGTTCGCCGAGGTGATCGGCGGCGCGCTCGCCCAGTCGGGCCTGACGCCCGTGCTCTGCACCCAGACCAAGGGCGGTGTCTCCGAGGCGGACTACGTGGATCTGCTGCTCCAGCAGCAGGTCTCCGGCGTGGTGTTCGCGGGCGGCCTGTACGCGCAGGCCGACGCCCCGCACGAGCACTACCGGCGGCTCGCGGACCGCAACATCCCGGTGGTCCTGGTGAACGCGGCCATCGAGGACCTCGGCTTCCCGGCCGTCTCGTGCGACGACGCGGTGGCCGTGGAACAGGCCTGGCGGCACCTGGCCTCTCTGGGACACGAACGCATCGGCCTGGTCCTCGGGCCCGGCGACCACGTCCCCTCGCGCCGCAAGCTCGACGCCGCACGCGCCCTGGGCGGACTCACGGACGAGCGTGTCGCCCGCGCGATCTTCTCCCTCGAAGGCGGGCAGGCCGCCGCCACCCGGCTGCTCGACCGGGGTGTCACCGGGATCATCTGCGCCAGTGACCCGCTCGCCCTCGGCGCCGTACGGGCCGCTCGCCGCAAGGGATTTGACGTACCGTCACAGATCTCGGTCGTCGGCTACGACGACTCGGCGTTCATGAACTGCACCGAGCCCCCGCTGACCACCGTCCGGCAGCCCATCGAGGCCATGGGGAGGGCGGCGGTGGAGTTGCTGAACGCGCAGATCGGCGGCAGCAGTGTGCCCACCGAGGAGTTGCTGTTCGAGCCCGAACTGGTGGTCCGGGGGTCGACCGCGCAGGCGCCCCGACACTGA